One window from the genome of Paenibacillus azoreducens encodes:
- a CDS encoding DUF418 domain-containing protein, with the protein MNMSKQRITALDYARAWAIFGMIMVNYKLAMGADGSGSYLLRMFSGIFEGRASALFVVLAGIGVSLMTAKARNSMDREVICLQRKTLYKRAAFLFVAGVLLLLTGWSADILHYYAFFMLVASVLIVAPDRVFLVMSVITLLAAQVMQISFNYGQGWNPTFHEYTGFWTVSGFIRNLLFNGFHPVFPWACFFLIGMWMGRQKWLYSGNHKKILLFAVLGTIVFELLSWGLIQWSFPVLDANSAHYLFSTKPMPPTMLYVLSSTCSAVAVIMLSFMIVERSGESRITRGFIHTGQLSLSHYLGHVLIGLGLLETVKVLDNGSLAFAIAYGCGYFLLAVIFSYWWRKKWTRGPVEWIMRKLT; encoded by the coding sequence ATGAACATGTCCAAACAGAGAATAACCGCTCTGGATTATGCCCGCGCTTGGGCTATTTTCGGCATGATTATGGTGAATTACAAACTGGCCATGGGTGCTGACGGTTCTGGATCATACTTGCTGCGCATGTTTTCCGGGATTTTTGAAGGCAGAGCTTCCGCCTTATTCGTTGTGCTTGCAGGCATTGGCGTATCGTTGATGACCGCTAAAGCAAGAAACTCCATGGATCGGGAAGTCATCTGTTTGCAGCGGAAAACTTTATATAAGCGAGCGGCCTTTTTATTCGTTGCAGGCGTCCTCCTTTTGTTGACGGGCTGGAGCGCGGACATTCTTCATTATTACGCATTTTTTATGCTTGTCGCATCGGTGCTGATTGTTGCGCCCGATCGGGTGTTTCTGGTGATGTCCGTCATTACCCTGCTTGCGGCGCAGGTTATGCAAATATCGTTTAACTATGGTCAAGGCTGGAACCCGACCTTTCATGAATATACTGGATTTTGGACGGTTTCAGGATTTATCCGCAATCTGCTGTTTAACGGCTTTCACCCGGTTTTCCCTTGGGCATGTTTTTTTCTGATAGGGATGTGGATGGGCCGGCAAAAATGGCTGTACAGCGGCAACCATAAAAAAATACTGTTATTTGCGGTCTTAGGGACGATAGTTTTTGAACTTCTGTCATGGGGACTGATCCAATGGAGCTTCCCGGTGCTTGATGCGAATTCGGCCCACTATTTATTTTCTACAAAACCGATGCCGCCCACCATGCTTTACGTGCTGTCATCGACTTGTTCGGCGGTGGCGGTTATCATGCTCAGCTTCATGATTGTGGAGCGCAGCGGGGAATCCAGAATTACAAGAGGATTTATCCACACCGGGCAGCTATCCTTATCGCATTATCTAGGACATGTGCTGATTGGATTAGGGCTGCTTGAGACGGTGAAGGTACTGGATAACGGGAGTTTGGCTTTCGCCATTGCTTATGGCTGCGGTTATTTTCTGCTTGCGGTGATCTTCTCTTATTGGTGGAGAAAAAAATGGACGCGCGGGCCGGTTGAATGGATCATGCGCAAACTCACTTAA
- a CDS encoding TetR/AcrR family transcriptional regulator — MNMNKKMTYEVILETSYRLFAEHGFEKTSMSMIAKELGISKPALYYHFASKEALIDVLFEEICRGIDFSRFFDKRQYTKGNFEQRFIEDGLNMIGHQDQNYLQIMNQYHALGYREPKYMRMLIEILEGYTKGFAELLQHGVDLGVLPEQDVMVRAEMLTMIMDGMDNFMSYGFECRYEDIWKVTVLSLIKGDRVP, encoded by the coding sequence ATGAATATGAATAAAAAAATGACATATGAAGTCATTCTCGAAACCAGCTATCGGTTATTTGCGGAGCATGGTTTTGAAAAAACAAGCATGTCGATGATCGCCAAGGAATTGGGAATATCCAAGCCGGCTTTGTATTATCATTTTGCCTCCAAGGAAGCGTTGATCGATGTATTGTTTGAAGAAATTTGTCGGGGCATTGATTTCAGCCGGTTTTTTGACAAGCGGCAATATACGAAAGGAAATTTTGAGCAGCGGTTTATTGAAGATGGTTTGAATATGATTGGGCATCAGGACCAGAATTATTTGCAGATCATGAACCAGTACCATGCATTAGGATACCGGGAACCCAAATACATGCGCATGCTGATTGAAATTTTGGAAGGTTACACGAAGGGTTTTGCGGAACTTCTGCAGCATGGAGTCGACCTTGGTGTATTGCCGGAACAAGATGTTATGGTCCGGGCGGAGATGTTGACCATGATTATGGACGGAATGGACAATTTTATGAGTTATGGTTTTGAATGCCGTTATGAAGACATATGGAAAGTAACCGTGCTTAGTTTGATCAAGGGAGACCGCGTCCCATGA